Proteins found in one Lysinibacillus fusiformis genomic segment:
- a CDS encoding GNAT family N-acetyltransferase: protein MEIIYDGMLGETPFFVIKLTPQHLQQIEGLQVEVYEALADQSILQPLSTEEFEYILTGHGMMIGAYVGEELIAFRALLNPPIDEEHLGYDCGIAENEFHRVLYQEISNVSPKYRGYGLQRTLATVVMENIDLEKYDYVCSTVKPYNIPSLKDKFSQDLVIKGLKIKYVDKLRYIFYKDLRQEMPSIFTEKQVISMGDTTAQQQLLKQGFLGTTMYEENNDWFVVYEK, encoded by the coding sequence ATGGAAATTATCTATGATGGTATGCTTGGTGAGACACCGTTTTTTGTCATCAAATTAACGCCCCAGCATTTACAGCAAATCGAGGGGCTACAAGTTGAGGTTTATGAAGCATTAGCAGACCAAAGTATCCTACAACCCTTGAGCACAGAGGAATTTGAATATATTTTAACTGGTCATGGAATGATGATAGGTGCTTATGTAGGGGAAGAATTGATTGCCTTTCGTGCACTGTTAAATCCGCCTATTGATGAAGAACATCTTGGTTATGATTGTGGAATTGCAGAAAACGAATTTCACCGTGTTTTATATCAGGAAATATCGAATGTTTCACCGAAATATCGAGGTTACGGATTACAGAGAACATTAGCTACAGTAGTGATGGAAAATATCGATTTAGAAAAATACGATTATGTTTGCTCCACTGTAAAGCCATATAATATTCCGAGCTTAAAGGATAAATTCTCGCAAGATCTCGTTATTAAAGGCTTGAAAATTAAATATGTAGATAAGCTTCGTTATATCTTCTATAAAGACCTAAGGCAAGAGATGCCCTCCATCTTCACTGAAAAACAAGTGATATCAATGGGAGACACGACTGCGCAACAGCAACTTTTAAAACAAGGTTTCCTTGGCACGACTATGTACGAAGAAAACAACGATTGGTTTGTTGTATACGAAAAATAA
- a CDS encoding Fe-S oxidoreductase, protein MPALTMDQVQQLNSYSIYTTEPKRTLFTLADIHKDFYHPDFLNLMMGITDAATETAAISHFARRYGMFFAMQFYMLAAYDEVWDGKPLELRFDAAKEFNSFTVAMFANPNDWRYVDEDERQAVIEKILYDGHIIVQQLRKVTSISPLTIWENFFGYLLWHYHILLSNPGLADQAMEDIEALEDPKTWARFSNKSWWAQYTGGLSPTNLVNVPVRKSCCFSKDIPGLMACGFCPMKK, encoded by the coding sequence ATGCCAGCTTTAACAATGGATCAAGTTCAACAATTAAACTCATATAGTATTTATACAACTGAACCTAAGCGAACTTTATTTACCTTAGCTGATATACATAAAGACTTTTACCATCCTGATTTTTTAAACCTCATGATGGGTATAACAGATGCAGCAACAGAAACGGCCGCTATTTCTCACTTTGCACGCCGCTATGGTATGTTTTTTGCTATGCAGTTTTATATGCTTGCCGCTTATGACGAAGTATGGGATGGTAAACCGCTTGAATTGCGTTTTGATGCTGCAAAGGAATTTAACAGCTTTACTGTTGCCATGTTCGCTAACCCTAATGACTGGCGCTACGTTGATGAAGATGAACGTCAAGCTGTTATTGAAAAAATTCTTTACGATGGCCATATCATTGTCCAACAGCTTCGTAAAGTAACATCCATCTCCCCTCTTACCATTTGGGAAAATTTCTTTGGTTATTTGCTATGGCATTATCATATATTATTATCTAATCCTGGCTTAGCCGATCAAGCCATGGAGGATATTGAAGCTTTAGAAGATCCTAAAACATGGGCACGCTTCTCCAATAAATCTTGGTGGGCACAATATACAGGTGGCCTTAGTCCGACTAATTTAGTCAATGTTCCTGTAAGAAAATCATGCTGTTTCTCTAAAGATATCCCAGGTTTAATGGCTTGTGGTTTTTGTCCAATGAAGAAATAA
- a CDS encoding DUF4395 domain-containing protein, producing MSLLHTIPRPLIRLNQWTILLSVILSWITGLTWILVIPLAANLLGILCNYNPILRVGKLFLTKPPSAYIPEDAQQQKFNSSIASLCLAAGLLGYLLHWQVVGHIFTGMVAIASSIAIAGFCIGCFLHFQLKQWQYRRSLKKSF from the coding sequence ATGTCACTGCTTCATACAATTCCAAGGCCACTAATTAGACTGAACCAGTGGACTATTCTTTTAAGTGTTATTTTATCATGGATAACAGGGTTGACATGGATATTGGTTATACCACTAGCTGCAAATTTACTAGGTATTTTATGTAACTATAACCCAATACTTCGTGTAGGGAAGCTCTTTTTAACAAAGCCCCCATCAGCGTATATACCAGAGGATGCTCAGCAACAAAAATTTAATTCCAGTATTGCCAGCCTTTGTTTAGCAGCGGGTCTATTAGGTTATCTATTACATTGGCAGGTTGTTGGTCATATCTTTACTGGCATGGTTGCTATTGCATCTTCCATCGCAATAGCAGGCTTTTGTATAGGCTGTTTTCTCCATTTTCAGTTGAAGCAATGGCAGTACCGACGCTCATTAAAAAAATCTTTTTAA
- a CDS encoding DMT family transporter produces the protein MKEIALGILASLFFAVTFILNHAMEMQGGSWLWSASLRYFFMLPFLLIIVFYRKGFSQLSGEIKAQPISWLLWSFVGFVLFYAPLTFAAAFGPGWLVSGTWQFTIVAGVLLAPLFVSVIAGKTVRQKIPFISLLISCVILVGILLIQIPHAQSVSFRSLMLGILPVIVAAFAYPLGNRKMMEVCGGRIDTFQRVLGMTIASMPAWIIMAFYAILTVGLPSASQMFQSLLVGISSGVIATVLFFIATDRVRDHQGRLAAVEATQSTEILFVIIGEVLLLGIAFPSPIALAGLGVIIVGMLLHSYYTMIIGKKNAVQQNTTS, from the coding sequence ATGAAAGAAATTGCATTAGGTATTTTAGCTTCACTTTTCTTTGCCGTGACATTTATTTTAAATCACGCAATGGAAATGCAAGGTGGTAGTTGGCTATGGAGTGCATCATTACGCTATTTTTTTATGCTCCCCTTCTTGCTCATCATTGTCTTTTATCGTAAAGGCTTTTCACAGCTTTCTGGTGAAATAAAAGCACAACCCATTTCGTGGCTGCTGTGGAGCTTTGTTGGATTTGTTTTATTTTATGCACCATTAACATTTGCTGCAGCTTTTGGTCCAGGTTGGTTGGTTTCTGGTACATGGCAATTTACAATTGTTGCTGGTGTATTATTAGCTCCCCTTTTTGTTTCGGTCATTGCTGGTAAAACAGTTCGTCAAAAAATACCTTTCATATCTCTTCTTATTTCATGTGTCATCTTAGTAGGTATTCTGCTTATACAAATACCTCATGCACAATCAGTGTCGTTTAGAAGTTTAATGCTTGGTATTTTACCTGTTATCGTAGCAGCCTTTGCTTACCCTCTTGGCAATCGCAAAATGATGGAAGTTTGCGGAGGACGAATCGATACTTTTCAGCGAGTATTAGGTATGACGATCGCTTCGATGCCAGCATGGATCATCATGGCTTTTTATGCCATCCTTACAGTAGGACTTCCCTCAGCAAGTCAGATGTTCCAATCATTACTTGTCGGGATTAGTTCAGGCGTTATTGCAACGGTTCTATTTTTCATAGCAACGGATCGCGTAAGAGACCATCAGGGTAGACTAGCTGCTGTGGAAGCAACTCAGTCAACAGAAATTCTTTTTGTTATTATTGGTGAGGTATTACTATTAGGAATTGCCTTCCCTAGCCCTATCGCACTTGCAGGTCTTGGCGTCATCATTGTTGGTATGCTATTACATAGCTACTATACAATGATCATTGGAAAAAAGAATGCTGTACAACAAAATACAACTTCCTAA
- the pepT gene encoding peptidase T produces the protein MKEQVIERLIRYAKIDTQSDFTSETTPSTQKQFDLLHVLKDELVEIGLTDITLDENGYLFASLEANTDKEVPTIGFLAHVDTATDYTGTNVKPQRVDNYDGGDIQLNENLVMSPTDFPELKNYVGQTLITTDGTTLLGADDKAGIAEIMTAMEYLIKNPTIKHGKIRVAFTPDEEIGRGPHKFDVAAFGADYAYTMDGGPLGELQYESFNAAGVKVVTKGTSVHPGSAKNKMVNAITMAIAFQNEMPADAVPEKTEGYEGFIHLMGFKGALEHTELSYIVRDHDRPKFEEKKQLMRDAAAKIQAQFGEHALSITIEDQYYNMGEKIEPVKEIVDIARTAMEKLDITPNTLPIRGGTDGSQLSYMGLPTPNIFAGGENMHGKFEYVSAETMEKATQVIIEIVQLFEQQAK, from the coding sequence ATGAAAGAACAAGTAATTGAGCGATTAATACGCTATGCAAAAATTGATACACAATCAGACTTCACAAGCGAAACAACTCCTTCTACACAAAAACAATTTGACCTATTGCATGTTTTAAAAGACGAACTTGTCGAAATTGGTTTAACAGACATTACATTAGATGAAAATGGCTATTTATTTGCTTCATTAGAAGCTAATACAGATAAAGAAGTACCAACTATCGGCTTTTTAGCCCACGTTGATACAGCCACTGACTACACGGGCACAAATGTAAAGCCACAGCGCGTAGATAATTATGATGGCGGAGATATTCAGTTAAATGAAAACTTAGTTATGTCTCCAACTGACTTCCCTGAGCTTAAAAATTATGTGGGCCAAACACTTATCACAACAGATGGCACTACATTATTAGGGGCTGATGATAAGGCTGGAATTGCTGAAATTATGACGGCAATGGAATACCTCATTAAAAACCCTACTATTAAGCATGGTAAAATTCGTGTAGCTTTCACACCAGATGAAGAAATTGGTCGTGGGCCACATAAATTTGATGTTGCTGCTTTTGGAGCAGACTATGCCTATACAATGGATGGTGGACCACTCGGTGAGCTGCAATACGAGAGCTTCAATGCTGCTGGCGTAAAAGTAGTTACAAAAGGAACGAGCGTCCATCCTGGTTCTGCGAAAAATAAAATGGTGAATGCTATTACAATGGCTATCGCTTTCCAAAATGAAATGCCTGCTGACGCAGTTCCTGAAAAGACTGAAGGTTATGAAGGTTTCATTCATTTAATGGGCTTCAAAGGGGCTCTTGAGCATACTGAGCTATCTTATATCGTGCGTGACCATGATCGCCCAAAATTTGAAGAGAAAAAACAATTAATGCGTGATGCTGCAGCTAAAATTCAAGCACAATTTGGCGAGCATGCACTGAGTATTACCATTGAAGATCAATACTACAATATGGGTGAAAAAATTGAGCCTGTAAAAGAAATTGTTGACATTGCACGTACTGCAATGGAAAAATTAGATATTACGCCGAATACCCTGCCAATTCGTGGTGGTACAGATGGCTCACAATTATCATATATGGGCTTACCAACACCAAATATTTTCGCTGGTGGCGAAAACATGCATGGTAAATTTGAATATGTATCTGCTGAAACAATGGAAAAGGCAACTCAGGTAATTATTGAAATCGTTCAGCTTTTTGAACAGCAAGCAAAATAG
- a CDS encoding lysoplasmalogenase: protein MLKKILIGVIILSGLYYIFFFSHIAESLKLIFKVIPMLLIIILAAIQKPLHIKKYQLLIIAGLLFCMIGDYTLQWFLIGLTSFLIGHIFYIFAFSTANERQIPTWAKILLLLYGASMTIWIAGSVFKTGEIILGIAVIAYISVILTMGWTAIKTGSTLATSGALLFIASDSYLAINKFVMPLALSHEVIMLTYYSAQLLIALSILQYSEIRSKVLQ from the coding sequence TTGTTAAAAAAAATATTAATAGGTGTCATTATTTTATCTGGTCTTTATTATATTTTTTTCTTTTCCCATATTGCGGAAAGTTTAAAACTCATTTTTAAAGTGATTCCCATGTTGCTCATCATTATTCTAGCTGCGATTCAGAAGCCATTACATATTAAAAAATACCAACTTTTAATTATTGCTGGGCTTCTATTTTGCATGATTGGAGACTATACATTGCAGTGGTTTTTAATTGGTCTAACTAGCTTTCTTATCGGGCATATCTTTTATATTTTTGCTTTTTCTACCGCAAACGAGCGGCAAATACCCACGTGGGCAAAAATACTCTTACTGCTTTACGGAGCAAGCATGACCATCTGGATTGCAGGGTCCGTCTTTAAAACAGGTGAAATCATACTCGGTATCGCAGTGATCGCCTATATCTCGGTGATTCTCACGATGGGATGGACGGCTATTAAAACCGGTTCTACTTTGGCAACAAGTGGCGCACTATTATTTATTGCATCTGACTCCTATTTAGCTATTAATAAATTTGTCATGCCACTAGCATTGTCACATGAAGTTATCATGCTAACTTATTATAGCGCCCAATTACTTATTGCTTTAAGTATCCTTCAATATTCCGAAATCCGAAGTAAAGTGTTACAATAA
- the chrR gene encoding oxygen-insensitive NADPH nitroreductase (The defining protein previously, in error, was in a different rule for naming class I chromate reductases.), whose amino-acid sequence MVKELLRNHSSVRIYDGEPISKEIIEDLIGTAQMAATSHFVQAYSVIWVTDADKKEKLGLLSGNPRQYETSGGAFVFCVDFKRLQMAGKLEGVDIVADSAENVLVGVADVSLFAQNFVIAAESMGYGICYIGGVRNKTSEISELFNLPDYVFPLFGLTIGVPARRNDVKPRLPVSAVLHENEYNVEKYEELLPAYNETMEIYYNSRSSNRKIDNWTKQMADFLIEQRRPHIKEFLATKGFNWQ is encoded by the coding sequence ATGGTTAAAGAATTATTACGCAACCATTCCTCGGTACGCATCTATGATGGAGAACCGATTTCAAAAGAAATCATCGAAGATTTAATTGGAACAGCACAAATGGCTGCAACATCACATTTTGTGCAAGCCTATAGTGTGATCTGGGTAACAGATGCAGATAAAAAAGAAAAATTAGGCTTACTCTCTGGTAATCCACGCCAATATGAAACTTCAGGCGGAGCATTTGTTTTTTGCGTAGATTTCAAGCGACTTCAAATGGCTGGGAAGCTAGAAGGAGTAGATATTGTGGCTGATTCAGCTGAAAATGTCCTTGTCGGCGTAGCTGATGTATCATTGTTTGCACAGAATTTTGTTATTGCAGCAGAATCAATGGGTTATGGCATTTGCTATATTGGAGGAGTCCGCAATAAAACTTCTGAAATCAGTGAATTATTCAATCTACCCGATTACGTTTTCCCATTATTCGGGCTAACAATCGGCGTTCCTGCACGTCGCAATGATGTAAAACCACGTTTACCTGTGTCTGCTGTATTACATGAAAATGAATACAATGTTGAAAAATATGAAGAGCTTTTACCAGCTTATAATGAGACAATGGAAATATATTATAATAGTCGTTCATCAAACAGAAAAATTGATAACTGGACAAAACAGATGGCTGATTTTTTAATCGAACAACGCCGCCCTCATATTAAAGAGTTTTTAGCAACCAAAGGATTTAATTGGCAATAG
- a CDS encoding acetyl-CoA hydrolase/transferase family protein codes for MEEKLAKKLRHEQLRSKVVTAEEAASWIKDGMVLGMSGFTRAGDVKVVPLALVEKAKKEDFQVDVFTGASLGPEVDQYLAEAGVIRKRGPFQADAGIRNKINSGDITFVDAHLSHNAELVRQGIIGPIDFAIIEAAAITEEGLLIPTTSVGNSPIFVQEADQVIIELNVAQLDALEGIHDIYVPAPQGKRDPIPLQNVSDRLGIVGIPLDLDKVKGIVISDILDAPSTIVPADEETDVMANHLLNFLREEIKVGRLTTSLRPIQSGVGSVANAVLLGFKDSEFENLEVYSEVLQDAVFELIDAGKVKFASATSITLSEQVGNRVYGNFEKYADKLVLRPQEISNQPEIIRRLGLISVNTALELDIYGNVNSTHVSGTKMMNGIGGSGDFARNARLGIFVTKSYAKGGDISSIVPMVSHVDHTEHDVDVIVTEQGVADLRGLAPKERVGLIIDNCAHPDYREQLWQYFNDANEATGGHHTPHDLEKALSWHVNYAKNGTMKDPAFTKQ; via the coding sequence ATGGAAGAAAAATTGGCGAAAAAGCTTCGCCATGAACAATTGCGAAGCAAGGTTGTAACAGCAGAAGAAGCAGCATCTTGGATTAAGGATGGCATGGTATTAGGGATGAGCGGATTCACACGTGCTGGCGATGTAAAGGTTGTACCTCTTGCACTTGTAGAGAAAGCGAAAAAAGAGGATTTCCAAGTAGATGTCTTTACAGGTGCATCACTTGGCCCTGAGGTAGACCAATACTTAGCAGAAGCAGGGGTCATTCGTAAACGCGGTCCTTTCCAAGCAGATGCTGGCATTCGTAATAAAATCAATAGTGGTGACATCACATTTGTGGATGCCCATCTTTCTCATAATGCTGAGCTTGTCCGCCAAGGTATTATAGGACCAATTGATTTTGCGATTATTGAAGCGGCTGCAATTACAGAAGAAGGCTTATTAATTCCTACAACTTCAGTTGGTAACTCTCCGATTTTTGTGCAAGAAGCAGACCAAGTCATCATTGAATTAAACGTAGCACAACTTGATGCATTAGAAGGTATACATGATATTTACGTACCTGCACCACAAGGAAAACGTGATCCAATTCCTTTACAGAATGTTTCTGATCGTCTTGGTATAGTTGGAATTCCACTAGATTTAGATAAAGTAAAAGGCATCGTTATTTCGGATATATTAGATGCACCATCAACGATTGTCCCAGCTGATGAAGAGACAGATGTTATGGCTAATCACTTATTAAATTTCCTACGTGAAGAGATTAAAGTAGGTCGCTTAACAACAAGTTTACGACCAATTCAATCTGGGGTAGGCTCAGTAGCGAATGCTGTATTGCTCGGCTTTAAAGATTCTGAGTTCGAGAACTTAGAAGTTTATTCAGAAGTTCTCCAGGATGCAGTATTTGAATTAATTGATGCAGGGAAAGTAAAATTTGCATCTGCTACTTCTATTACCCTTTCTGAGCAAGTAGGAAACCGTGTTTATGGGAATTTTGAAAAATATGCGGATAAATTAGTGCTGCGCCCTCAAGAAATTTCAAATCAGCCTGAAATTATTCGTCGACTCGGATTAATTTCAGTGAATACGGCGTTGGAATTAGATATTTACGGCAATGTGAATTCCACACACGTTTCTGGTACAAAGATGATGAATGGTATCGGAGGGTCTGGTGACTTTGCTCGTAATGCACGTTTAGGAATTTTTGTGACAAAGTCTTATGCTAAGGGTGGAGATATTTCAAGTATTGTCCCAATGGTCTCACATGTGGATCATACGGAGCATGATGTTGATGTCATTGTAACTGAACAGGGCGTAGCAGATTTACGAGGACTTGCTCCAAAAGAACGAGTGGGACTTATCATTGATAATTGTGCACATCCTGATTATAGGGAGCAGCTGTGGCAGTACTTTAATGATGCCAATGAGGCAACGGGTGGACATCACACACCACATGACCTAGAAAAAGCACTATCATGGCACGTTAACTATGCGAAAAACGGTACGATGAAAGACCCTGCTTTTACGAAACAATAG
- a CDS encoding SLC13 family permease: MSSPNQEASKRNLKPLWIGLAFALLIIITFLPNNGDLPIAGQRALAILAFAVILWVTEAVSYPVSSAMIIALVTVLLGLAPSMEDPTTELGTASALKLSLSGFSNSAVALVAAALFLAAAMQITNLHKRLALWILSLVGTKTKAIVFGAILVSIVLAFFVPSATARAGAVVPILLGMVAAFGLPRDSRLAALLVITSVQAVSIWNIGIKTAAAQNMVALNFIQEQFNVDISWGAWLLYAAPFSIIMSIFLFFIMIALIKPETSNIEGGKEVIKKQLAELGPLKAPEIRLIITSVVLLFFWATEGKLHPFDTTTVTIIAIAILLMPKIGVYSWKEVEPHIPWGTIIVFAVGIMLGTILLNTQGAAWLSDKVFGSLGLDTMPLLATIALVTLFNILIHLGFASATSLASALIPVFIVLASTLTANVDQVGFVIVQQFVISFGFLLPISAPQNMLAYGTGSFTTKDFLKSGIPLTIIGFLLVLLFSATYWKWIGLL, encoded by the coding sequence ATGTCTTCACCAAATCAAGAAGCTTCAAAACGTAATTTAAAGCCACTATGGATTGGCTTGGCCTTCGCTTTACTGATTATTATTACTTTTTTACCTAATAACGGTGATTTACCTATAGCTGGGCAACGAGCTTTAGCCATTTTAGCTTTTGCAGTCATCCTTTGGGTTACAGAGGCCGTTTCATATCCTGTGAGCTCGGCCATGATCATTGCGCTAGTAACTGTTTTACTAGGACTCGCTCCGTCAATGGAGGATCCAACTACAGAGCTAGGAACAGCTAGCGCATTAAAATTATCTTTAAGCGGCTTTAGTAATTCTGCCGTTGCTTTAGTAGCAGCAGCTCTTTTTCTAGCGGCAGCAATGCAAATTACTAATCTACATAAACGACTTGCTCTTTGGATTCTTTCATTGGTAGGAACGAAAACAAAAGCTATCGTATTTGGCGCTATTTTAGTCTCTATCGTCCTCGCATTTTTTGTACCTTCTGCTACAGCACGTGCTGGCGCAGTAGTACCGATATTGCTTGGAATGGTGGCAGCTTTTGGTTTACCACGTGATAGTCGGCTTGCTGCCTTATTAGTTATTACTTCGGTACAAGCAGTTTCCATTTGGAATATCGGTATTAAGACTGCAGCAGCTCAAAATATGGTGGCTTTAAACTTTATCCAAGAGCAATTTAATGTGGATATTTCATGGGGTGCTTGGCTACTTTATGCCGCCCCCTTCTCAATTATTATGTCTATCTTTTTATTTTTCATTATGATTGCTTTAATTAAACCTGAGACTAGCAATATCGAAGGTGGTAAAGAGGTCATCAAAAAACAGCTTGCAGAGCTTGGCCCATTAAAGGCTCCTGAAATTCGTTTAATCATTACATCCGTAGTTTTACTATTTTTCTGGGCAACTGAAGGAAAGCTACATCCATTTGATACGACAACAGTCACAATTATTGCTATCGCTATTCTATTAATGCCTAAAATCGGTGTGTATTCGTGGAAGGAAGTTGAGCCTCATATTCCATGGGGAACAATTATCGTCTTTGCGGTAGGCATTATGTTAGGAACCATTTTACTAAATACGCAAGGTGCTGCATGGTTATCAGATAAAGTTTTTGGTTCACTCGGGCTAGATACTATGCCTTTACTAGCAACCATCGCACTCGTAACTTTATTTAACATTTTGATTCATTTAGGCTTTGCAAGCGCAACTAGCTTAGCCTCAGCACTTATACCTGTGTTTATCGTTTTAGCCTCCACATTAACGGCTAATGTTGATCAAGTTGGTTTTGTTATTGTGCAACAATTCGTCATAAGCTTTGGCTTCTTATTACCAATTAGTGCACCACAAAACATGCTTGCCTATGGTACAGGCTCCTTTACAACAAAGGATTTCTTGAAATCTGGAATTCCATTAACCATTATCGGTTTCCTTCTCGTACTTTTGTTCTCTGCAACTTATTGGAAATGGATTGGATTATTATAG
- a CDS encoding glycerol-3-phosphate acyltransferase — translation MVKAVITFLIIGYLIGCIHGSKVAQFLSGVDLKKAGHGNAGASNATLSLGWKYGVLVALIDIGKGVVAIIGAHFYLADFTHLTEEQIWLLTYIMAAGVILGHNFPFYMGFNGGKGTASIIGILLAVDWKIGLFALILFVILSFATNYLIVGVLEFYLVFCTATYLWIPGIGPTIIAVLLFGIAIILHIENIKRLVNGTEPKVTSAFKKKK, via the coding sequence ATGGTAAAGGCCGTGATCACTTTTCTTATTATTGGCTATTTAATTGGCTGTATTCACGGCTCTAAAGTGGCACAGTTTTTATCGGGGGTTGATTTAAAAAAAGCGGGCCACGGCAATGCCGGTGCCTCTAATGCTACTCTTTCCCTCGGCTGGAAATATGGCGTTTTAGTAGCCCTCATCGATATTGGCAAAGGCGTTGTAGCTATTATCGGTGCACATTTTTATCTAGCGGACTTCACTCATTTAACAGAAGAACAAATATGGCTGCTTACCTACATTATGGCTGCTGGGGTCATTTTAGGTCATAATTTCCCTTTCTATATGGGCTTCAATGGCGGAAAAGGAACTGCCTCCATTATCGGAATTTTACTTGCTGTCGATTGGAAGATTGGTTTATTTGCACTTATTTTATTTGTTATTTTATCCTTTGCAACAAATTATTTAATTGTTGGTGTTCTAGAGTTTTATCTCGTTTTTTGTACAGCCACTTATTTATGGATTCCTGGCATTGGCCCAACCATTATAGCTGTTCTTCTTTTTGGCATAGCCATCATCCTGCACATAGAAAATATTAAACGTTTAGTCAATGGTACAGAGCCTAAAGTAACTTCTGCCTTTAAGAAAAAGAAATAA
- a CDS encoding O-acetylhomoserine aminocarboxypropyltransferase/cysteine synthase family protein, translated as MTNFKPETLLLHGGQEPDPVTGSRTVPVYRSTAFVFKDTAHAQRLFALEEAGNIYTRITNPTVDVFEKRVALLEGGTAAVALSSGAAAIAFSILNLAGAGDEIVAASSLYGGTYNLFANTLPNYGIKTIFVDETNPENFKAAITDKTKAVFAEVYGNPSLKVLDIEAVAKIAHDNGLPLIIDSTFASPYGSTPIEYGADVVVHSATKWIGGHGTTLGGVVVDAGKFDWTSGRFPGFTEPDASYHGLRYGIDTASAAFATKLRVQLLRDFGPTLSADAAFNLLQGLETLHLRIPKHNENALAVAEYLRNHPSVEYVNYNGLEDFPTHELAKKYLRNGFGSVLTFGIKGGREAGRKLIDSVKLFSHVANVGDAKSLIIHPASTTHQQLSADELVQAGVTESLIRLSIGLEAIEDIIADLDQAITQATTTEQTVEA; from the coding sequence ATGACAAATTTTAAACCAGAAACATTGCTGTTACATGGCGGTCAAGAGCCAGACCCAGTGACGGGTTCTCGAACAGTTCCTGTCTATCGCTCAACTGCTTTCGTATTTAAAGACACTGCTCATGCGCAACGTCTTTTTGCCTTAGAGGAAGCAGGGAACATTTACACAAGGATTACCAATCCAACTGTTGATGTGTTTGAAAAACGTGTGGCTTTATTGGAAGGTGGAACAGCAGCAGTAGCACTTTCATCTGGTGCAGCAGCTATCGCATTTTCCATTTTAAATCTAGCTGGAGCTGGTGATGAGATAGTAGCAGCTAGTTCTTTATATGGTGGTACTTATAATTTATTTGCTAACACATTACCAAACTATGGTATTAAAACAATTTTTGTAGATGAAACAAACCCAGAGAATTTCAAGGCGGCGATTACTGATAAAACAAAAGCAGTCTTTGCTGAAGTGTATGGTAATCCAAGCTTAAAGGTTTTAGATATTGAAGCAGTAGCTAAAATTGCACATGATAATGGTCTACCATTAATTATTGACAGTACGTTTGCTTCTCCTTACGGTTCTACACCTATTGAATACGGTGCAGATGTTGTAGTACATTCAGCAACTAAATGGATAGGTGGTCATGGTACAACTTTAGGGGGCGTTGTTGTAGACGCTGGTAAGTTTGATTGGACTAGTGGTCGATTCCCAGGTTTTACTGAACCAGATGCTTCTTACCATGGTTTACGTTATGGAATTGATACAGCTTCTGCGGCCTTTGCTACGAAGCTACGCGTACAATTATTACGTGATTTTGGTCCAACATTAAGTGCAGATGCTGCCTTTAATTTATTACAAGGTTTAGAAACGCTTCATTTGCGTATCCCTAAACACAATGAAAATGCATTGGCAGTGGCTGAATATTTACGAAACCACCCATCTGTGGAGTATGTAAATTATAATGGCCTGGAAGATTTTCCAACACATGAATTGGCAAAGAAATATTTAAGAAATGGCTTCGGTTCAGTGCTTACATTTGGCATTAAAGGTGGACGTGAAGCTGGGCGAAAGCTTATTGATAGCGTAAAGCTATTTTCACATGTAGCAAATGTAGGTGATGCTAAGTCATTAATTATTCATCCTGCTTCCACTACACATCAGCAACTATCAGCAGACGAATTAGTTCAAGCTGGTGTAACCGAGTCGCTCATTCGCTTATCCATCGGTTTAGAGGCAATAGAGGATATTATTGCTGATTTAGATCAAGCCATTACACAGGCAACAACTACTGAACAAACAGTAGAAGCCTAA